TGATTACCCGCCTGGGTCTGCGTAAATAATTTATGCTTAAATCAACACCGCCTTCGGGCGGTGTTTTTTATTAACATACCGATGCCGTCTGAAACACAGGCCCACGCTCTGTGTTATACTTCCACACGCTTAAGCAGCAAGGCTTAAACTTCCAATCACTCCTTAAAGCTCCCATCAAAGCGAGAATCTGAATTGTCTGTTCATTCCATGTTGCACTCAGGAAAATTTTGGCTGAAATCCCTGGTTTTCAGCATTGCCGCGCTTTTATGCCTCGCGGCGGTATTGAGTGCCTTAATGTTCCGCATATTCAACACAGAAAACATCGACGCATTTATACAAAAAAACTTTTCCGCCCATGGCTGCCAAATCAAATACAACGCCACTATCGGCAGAAAATGGCTGCCGCGCCCCACGCTAATTTTAAAAGACCTCAGCCTTTCCTCTTCCGAACCTGACACACCGACGCTGAACATCGCCGAGTCCAAAATGGGCTTTGGTTGGAGCAGCCTATGGTCGGATGCGCCCATACTTGAGAAATGGATTCTTTTAAACCCGACACTGACACTGGACTCAAAACACCATCTGCCCGTCTGCCTACAACAAGACCCATCGTCAAAAGAAAGTTTTCAGCTCAACCGCGTCATCATCAATAACGGCAGCATCCGTTATCACAATAAAGAACAAGATATTGCCTTAAACGATCTGCAATTTTCCCTGCGCAGAGCTGATTCAGACGGCCGTCCATTCGATATGAGCGGCACACTGCAAAACATCGGTAACCCCATCAGTTGGCAAGGCATCGGCCATCTTGTACAAGATGATACCGGCTGGAGCGTTCCCGCCCTCAAATTAAACCTGCAAACCGTATTACTCAAAAACAAGCTGGATGCCCAAATCGCAGGCAGCCTTAATTGGCAAAACCAAACCGCCCTTTTGCGCGACTTCAATCTGCAAGCCGAAAGCGACTATCAAAACTTGCATATCAACGCACGTTCTCCCCTCTTGCAATTCAAAAACGGCTATTTGCACCTCAACACACTCAATGGCGCATTGACCGCAGGCAGTGAAAACAACCAATGGGACGGTTCATTCAAACTGGACAAAACCAACCTCTATCCAACCGTTTTGACCGCCGCCAATTTTGAACTCAAAGGCAGCCATAAAAACGACCGCCTCCAAACCAACTTTACCTTTTCCAGCCCGTTGGTTTGGCAAAAAGGCAAAGGCATCGATGCACCCAAACTGCACCTCAGCACCCTACAAGACACCATCAACCGCCTTCCCCGCCCCCGATTCATCAGCACCCTCGAAGGACAGGCCAATTTCAGCCTCAATACATGGGAAGGCCGTCTGAAAGGCGCATTTGACAGACAAGCCCTCGCCTTGGCCTTTAAATACCAACGCGATGCCCAACCGCGTCCGCACCTTGACGCCGGTATCGCCTTACAAAAACTCAATCTGACCCCTTACTTGGAAGATCTGAAAACCCAGCCATCACTGAATCTTCCTTCCCTGCTGGCCAAATCCTGGTTGCCCGACATTGAGGCCAACCTCCAAATCGGCAGCATTCAAACTGCCGGCCTGCAATTAGAAAACATCGAATCCCTGCTCACCGCCGATAAAGAACATATCGCCCTACACCGTTTCAAAGCCGGGCTTTATGGCGGCAAAACTGAGGGCGGCCTGAGTATTGCGGCGACCCAACCTGCTTCCTACCACCTTCAGCAAAACGCGAAAGGCATACAAATTCAGCCGCTGTTGCAAGACCTGTTCGGTTTCCACAGCTTTAGCGGCAGCGGCGATGCCGTTATCGATATTCAAACTTCCGGCAACGACCGCGCTCAAATGATACAAGCCCTAAACGGCAGCCTGCTCCTCGATATTACCAACGGCGCATGGCACGGTATCGATATGGACAGCATTCTGAAAAACGGCATCTCTTCGGAAAAAATCGACAACAGCAACCTCAAAACCCCTTTCCATCATTTCACCCTCAATAGCGAAATTGAGAAAGGCATCAGCCATCATATCAATACCGAACTGTTTTCCGACAGCCTGCACGTTGTCAGCAGCGGCTATACCGATTTGAATACCCAAAAGCTATCGGAAAACCTGCTTATCAGCAACGTACTGCAGCCAAAAAACAAACCGATTCCTCTCAAAATCGGCGGAACCGTGCAAAACCCTTCCATTACCCTTGATTACAGCCGCTTGACCAATGGCATGACCACGTCTGCAGAAAAACAAAAAGCCCTGCAAGAAACCATACAAGAACAATGGAAGTGGCTCAAACCACGATAAGTTTTCAAGTCAAAGGCCGTCTGAAACCCAAAAAGTTTCAGACGGCCTTTTAACAGATATATATGTCAGAATAAGATGTTTATTTAGGAATGACTATATACACAATCAGTGCAACAATGATAACAAACCATATAGCCAACATTATCAAGCCTTTTTTGGAGAGTTTTCTTTTTCTCCAATCGAGCCTCAATATTTCTATCGTACCCTCAAACATAGACCCAATAATTTCCATCAATATTTGAAGTAGAAATTCCAATAAATCCGACATCTACAAACCCAAACTCTCCCAAATCTCATCGATTTTGGCCGTAACGGCAGGGTCTTTTTTGATCACACGTCCCCATTCGCGGTCGGTTTCGCCCGGCCACTTGTTGGTCGCATCCAAACCCATTTTGCCGCCGAGTCCGCTGACGGGGCTGGCGAAGTCGAGGTAGTCAATGGGCGTGTTTTCCACCAACACGGTATCGCGTACTGGGTCCATGCGCGTGGTTACCGCCCAGATAACTTCTTTCCAGTCGCGCACGTTTACATCGTCATCGACCACGATGATGAATTTGGTGTACATAAACTGGCGCAGGAACGACCAGCAGCCCATCATCACGCGCTTGGCGTGTCCGGCGTACTGTTTTTTCATGCTGACCACCGCCATGCGGTAGGAGCAGCCTTCTGGCGGCAGGTAGAAATCAGTGATTTCGGGGAACTGCTTTTGCAAAAGCGGTACGAACACTTCGTTCAACGCCACGCCCAAAACGGCAGGTTCATCGGGCGGTTTGCCTGTGTAGGTAGAATGGTAAATCGGGTTTTCACGCATGGTAATGCGCTCGACCGTGAATACGGGGAAATGGTCCTGCTCGTTGTAATAGCCGGTGTGGTCGCCGTATGGGCCTTCCAACGCGGTTTCGTTCGGATGAATCACACCTTCCAACACGATTTCGGCACGGGCTGGCACTTGCAAATCGCTGCCGATACATTTCACCAGTTCCGTCCGCGAACCGCGCAGCAGTCCGGCAAACTGGTATTCGCTCAAGGTATCGGGAACGGGCGTTACCGCGCCCAAAATGGTGGCGGGGTCGCAGCCGAGCACGACGGCGACGGGATACGGCGTATCGGGATTGAGTTTTCGGAATTCCTGATAATCCAACGCGCCGCCGCGATGCGACAGCCAGCGCATGATCAGCTTGTTTTTGCCGATTAATTGCTGACGGTAAATGCCGAGATTTTGGCGTTTTTTGTACGGCCCGCGCGTGACGGTCAAACCCCATGTTACCAGCGGCGCAACGTCTTCCGGCCAGCAATGCTGAATCGGAAGTTTATACAAATCAACGTCTTCACCTTCCCACACGATTTCCTGACACGGCGCATTTTTCACCACGTTCGGCGCCATGCTCCAAATGTCTTTCAGCAACGGCAGTTTGGAAAACGCGTCCTTAATGCCTTTGGGCGGTTCGGGTTCTTTCAGATACGCCAACGTCTGCCCGATTTCTCGCAGTTTAGACACACTGTCCGCACCCATGCCCAACGCCACGCGCTCGGGCGTGCCAAACAAATTCGCCAACACGGGATAATCATAACGCGTACCGTCAGGCTTAATCGGATTTTCAAACAACAACGCCGGCCCCTCGGCGCGCAGCACGCGGTCGGCGATTTCGGTCATTTCCAAATGCGGCGACACCGGATGCTGAATGCGCTTGAGTTTGCCATCAGCTTCCAATCCGGCGATAAATTCTCGCAAATCTCTGTATTTCATGATTTCATTTTCCTGAACAGGCCGTCTGAAAACAGACTGCCATTTCGGGTTTGAAAGATAAACCAGCGGCTATTGTACCTGCCAAATCTGTTCAAATCCCAACTTTCCACGTGCGAATTTTGAGATTTTTTGCAAACTACCGTCAAATTTAAACAATATCTGCTTGTGATTGCTTTCAGACGGCCTTATCTTTGGTAAAATTCCAACTTAATCCAGTCATCAATCAATATTTATCGTGGGACGGCGGCCATGTTTGCAATTTTAGAATCTTTTTTCGTTGAATACGGCTATGCGGCCGTGTTTTTCGTTTTGGTTATTTGCGGCTTCGGCGTGCCGATTCCTGAAGATTTGACGCTGGTAACCGGCGGTGTGATTTCCGGCCTGGGTTATACCAACTCGCATATTATGTTTGCCGTCGGCATGCTTGGCGTATTGGTAGGCGACGGCTTTATGTTTGCGGCCGGCCGAATTTGGGGGCAAAAAATCCTTAAATTCAAACCGATTGCGCGCGTGATGACACCCAAACGCTACGCCCAAGTACAGGAAAAATTCGACAAATACGGCAACTGGGTTTTATTCGTCGCCCGTTTCCTGCCCGGCCTGCGTACTGCCGTTTTCGTGACCGCTGGCATCAGCCGTAAGGTTTCCTACCTGCGCTTTATCCTGATGGACGGCTTGGCCGCGCTGATTTCCGTTCCAGTTTGGATTTATCTGGGCGAATACGGTGCACGCAATACCGACTGGCTGATGAAAAAAATGCACAGCCTGCAATCAGGTATCTTTACCGTACTGGGCATCGGTGCAGTCATCGTCGGCTGGATTTGGTGGAGAAAACACCGCCGCCATACCTTCTTCCGTGAAAAACTGCACGAAAAACGCGCTGCAAAAGCCAAAAAACAAGCCAATCAATAAACCATTCCAGGCCGTCTGAAACACTTCCCTGCTTTCAGACGGCCTCAATCATTCATCAGAAACACCATGAAACAAAAAATCTTCGTCCTCTACACCGGCGGCACCATCGGCATGACCCAAAGCAGCGCAGGCCTGCGTCCCGACACCGCCCTCGTCGATAAAGCCCTTGCCCCCTTTTCAGACGGCCTTGATTTCGAATGGCACGTTTGCCAGCCGCTCATCGATTCTTCAGCAGTAACGCTGCAAAACCAACGCGACTGGCTGGAGCTTATTATCGCCAAACTGCCTGACTATGACGGCATTTTGGTGCTACACGGTACAGATACCATGGCATACACCGCCAACCTCTTCGCCCTTTCGCTGCAAGGTTTGGACAAACCCGTTATCCTGACCGGCTCACAATGGCCTTACGATGCCACAAACAGCGATGCGCCGCGCAACCTTGCCACCGCCGTTTCCGCCTTCTCGCTCAAACTCAAACAAGTGGCGATTGCCTTTGACGGCAAACTCTTCCCCGCCGTCGGCAGCAGCAAGGTCAGCACTGAAACCGCCGCAGGTTTTGACAACCTGCATTTTGGCGCGCTTGCCGAATGGGAGGAAAACAAAGGTTGGCACAATATCCGTACCGCCCCGACCCAACATTCAGACGGCCTCAAACCGCGTCTTCCAAATCCCGAAGCCAAAGTTTCCGTCCGCACGCTGATTCCCGGTTATGCCGCACAAGAGCTTTCAGACGGCCTGCCCCACCTTTCCACCCAAGCCCTGATTTTGCAAAGCTACGGTCACGGCAATGCGCCAAGCAACGATGCGTTTGTCCGAGCCGTCCAAGCCTTTACGCAACAAGGCAAATTGCTGCTCAACATCAGCCAAGTGCCGCAAGGTTGCGCCGCCGCCGTCTATGCTCAAGGCGATGCTTTGCGTCAGGCAGGTATCATCAACGGCGGCAAATGCAACCTCGAAACTGCCACTGCATTGATGACCCTTGCCGTATCGCACGACTGGAATGCAGATAAGGTGCAACAAGAATTGCGACAATTAAATCTGCTGTAAACCGCTATTTAATATGACTTTCACCGACACCCACTGCCATCTTGCCGACCCCAAACTTGCCGACACGCTGCCAGCCATACTTGCCGAAGCGCAAGCCGTCGGCGTTGCGCGTTTTGTCGTACCGGCTACATCCCCCAAGGATTGGCATTCCGTTGCGCAGTTGGAAAGGCCGTCTGAAAACATCCATATCGCTTTAGGCATTCATCCGTGGTTTTCAGACGGCCTCAACGAGGCAGCATTCCAAGAGTTAGAGAAAGAATTAATCCGGCATCCGCAAGCATGGGTTGGCGAAATCGGCTTGGATTTTTATGGCAAAAAGCAAACCCAAGCACAACGCGATACGCAAACCGACGTCTTTATCCGCCAACTCATCCTCGCCCAAAACCTCAACCGCCGCGTCATCATCCATAATCTGAAAGCCACCGCTGCCATTGCCGCCGCCGTCAAGACCACCGGTTTCACACGAGGCGGTATCGTTCATGCCTTCTCCGGCAGCGTAGAAGAAGTGCGGATTTTGGTGAAACTCGGCTTCAAAATCGGCATAGGCTCACTGCTGCTCAACCCGAATGCAAAAAAAGTCCGTGCCGCCTTACAAGCCTTAGATGACAGGGATTTTGTTCTCGAAACCGACAGCCCTTTCATGCTCGGCCATGAAACCAATACACCAGCCAACATCCGCCGTATCGCCGAAATTGCCGCCGAATTGCGCGGCGTACCGCTGGCACAACTGTC
This region of Neisseria subflava genomic DNA includes:
- a CDS encoding AsmA family protein; translated protein: MLHSGKFWLKSLVFSIAALLCLAAVLSALMFRIFNTENIDAFIQKNFSAHGCQIKYNATIGRKWLPRPTLILKDLSLSSSEPDTPTLNIAESKMGFGWSSLWSDAPILEKWILLNPTLTLDSKHHLPVCLQQDPSSKESFQLNRVIINNGSIRYHNKEQDIALNDLQFSLRRADSDGRPFDMSGTLQNIGNPISWQGIGHLVQDDTGWSVPALKLNLQTVLLKNKLDAQIAGSLNWQNQTALLRDFNLQAESDYQNLHINARSPLLQFKNGYLHLNTLNGALTAGSENNQWDGSFKLDKTNLYPTVLTAANFELKGSHKNDRLQTNFTFSSPLVWQKGKGIDAPKLHLSTLQDTINRLPRPRFISTLEGQANFSLNTWEGRLKGAFDRQALALAFKYQRDAQPRPHLDAGIALQKLNLTPYLEDLKTQPSLNLPSLLAKSWLPDIEANLQIGSIQTAGLQLENIESLLTADKEHIALHRFKAGLYGGKTEGGLSIAATQPASYHLQQNAKGIQIQPLLQDLFGFHSFSGSGDAVIDIQTSGNDRAQMIQALNGSLLLDITNGAWHGIDMDSILKNGISSEKIDNSNLKTPFHHFTLNSEIEKGISHHINTELFSDSLHVVSSGYTDLNTQKLSENLLISNVLQPKNKPIPLKIGGTVQNPSITLDYSRLTNGMTTSAEKQKALQETIQEQWKWLKPR
- the ubiD gene encoding 4-hydroxy-3-polyprenylbenzoate decarboxylase, translating into MKYRDLREFIAGLEADGKLKRIQHPVSPHLEMTEIADRVLRAEGPALLFENPIKPDGTRYDYPVLANLFGTPERVALGMGADSVSKLREIGQTLAYLKEPEPPKGIKDAFSKLPLLKDIWSMAPNVVKNAPCQEIVWEGEDVDLYKLPIQHCWPEDVAPLVTWGLTVTRGPYKKRQNLGIYRQQLIGKNKLIMRWLSHRGGALDYQEFRKLNPDTPYPVAVVLGCDPATILGAVTPVPDTLSEYQFAGLLRGSRTELVKCIGSDLQVPARAEIVLEGVIHPNETALEGPYGDHTGYYNEQDHFPVFTVERITMRENPIYHSTYTGKPPDEPAVLGVALNEVFVPLLQKQFPEITDFYLPPEGCSYRMAVVSMKKQYAGHAKRVMMGCWSFLRQFMYTKFIIVVDDDVNVRDWKEVIWAVTTRMDPVRDTVLVENTPIDYLDFASPVSGLGGKMGLDATNKWPGETDREWGRVIKKDPAVTAKIDEIWESLGL
- a CDS encoding DedA family protein, whose protein sequence is MFAILESFFVEYGYAAVFFVLVICGFGVPIPEDLTLVTGGVISGLGYTNSHIMFAVGMLGVLVGDGFMFAAGRIWGQKILKFKPIARVMTPKRYAQVQEKFDKYGNWVLFVARFLPGLRTAVFVTAGISRKVSYLRFILMDGLAALISVPVWIYLGEYGARNTDWLMKKMHSLQSGIFTVLGIGAVIVGWIWWRKHRRHTFFREKLHEKRAAKAKKQANQ
- a CDS encoding asparaginase — translated: MKQKIFVLYTGGTIGMTQSSAGLRPDTALVDKALAPFSDGLDFEWHVCQPLIDSSAVTLQNQRDWLELIIAKLPDYDGILVLHGTDTMAYTANLFALSLQGLDKPVILTGSQWPYDATNSDAPRNLATAVSAFSLKLKQVAIAFDGKLFPAVGSSKVSTETAAGFDNLHFGALAEWEENKGWHNIRTAPTQHSDGLKPRLPNPEAKVSVRTLIPGYAAQELSDGLPHLSTQALILQSYGHGNAPSNDAFVRAVQAFTQQGKLLLNISQVPQGCAAAVYAQGDALRQAGIINGGKCNLETATALMTLAVSHDWNADKVQQELRQLNLL
- a CDS encoding TatD family hydrolase; amino-acid sequence: MTFTDTHCHLADPKLADTLPAILAEAQAVGVARFVVPATSPKDWHSVAQLERPSENIHIALGIHPWFSDGLNEAAFQELEKELIRHPQAWVGEIGLDFYGKKQTQAQRDTQTDVFIRQLILAQNLNRRVIIHNLKATAAIAAAVKTTGFTRGGIVHAFSGSVEEVRILVKLGFKIGIGSLLLNPNAKKVRAALQALDDRDFVLETDSPFMLGHETNTPANIRRIAEIAAELRGVPLAQLSEITEQNVNSLLHTSP